A region from the Salvia splendens isolate huo1 chromosome 15, SspV2, whole genome shotgun sequence genome encodes:
- the LOC121768010 gene encoding uncharacterized protein LOC121768010, with the protein MDRERDGVEENISDSHSRRVISNRDLGDGAINDNEHGSVMNRERDSVEENTGDSHSSRVISNAVLGEGAINDNEHGSETSSDSSSSKSSCEDIVRVSSQIEPPDSVGESSIHGGSSRSEECVKDESPILSPSVRVMESPDDDSPAYFFSNDSPTMEGNSSLDEFLFSIHMGDDSFSSSYDATTDTVADVEKSTEHLKGNESRNSGELGGFDQICATTKGVDPDMGKTASVDVKHGEKRMVGEPLNNVPVGLVNNQVDTSARGSVDTSYKHKPNGTIALPKKKKSCHCFEWPRCKFPGCSCKWTRCSLKWFSCRGCLCERPSKQLKYPRWAGNCFKCLYWPCLKCRC; encoded by the exons ATGGACCGTGAAAGGGACGGTGTTGAGGAAAATATCAGTGATTCTCATAGTAGGCGTGTAATATCGAATAGAGACCTAGGAGATGGCGCTATTAACGATAACGAACATGGTTCAGTTATGAACCGTGAAAGGGACAGTGTTGAGGAAAATACCGGTGATTCTCATAGTAGCCGTGTAATATCGAATGCAGTCCTAGGAGAGGGCGCTATTAACGATAACGAACATGGCTCGGAGACAAGTTCAGATTCTTCCTCATCAAAGTCTTCTTGTGAAGATATCGTTCGAGTCAGTTCTCAAATTGAACCTCCCGATTCTGTAGGAGAGAGTAGCATTCATGGAGGCTCAAGCAGGTCGGAAGAGTGTGTTAAAGACGAGTCACCAATTCTATCGCCTTCTGTCCGAGTGATGGAATCCCCCGATGATGATAGTCCTGCTTATTTCTTTAGTAATGACTCTCCAACAATGGAAGGGAATTCGTCTCTTGATGAATTTTTGTTTAGCATTCATATGGGGGACGATAGTTTCTCCTCTTCTTATGATGCAACGACCGATACTGTTGCAGATGTAGAAAAATCTACAGAGCACTTGAAGGGTAACGAATCCAGAAATTCGGGTGAGTTGGGTGGGTTTGACCAAATTTGTGCAACTACTAAAGGAGTAGACCCGGACATGGGGAAGACTGCGAGCGTGGATGTGAAACATGGAGAGAAGAGAATGGTTGGTGAACCGCTCAACAATGTTCCGGTGGGTCTCGTGAATAACCAAGTTGACACGAGTGCAAGAGGTTCCGTGGATACTAGTTACAAACATAAGCCAAATGGAACAATTGCTTTGCCAAA AAAGAAGAAATCTTGCCATTGCTTTGAGTGGCCTAGGTGTAAATTTCCAGGTTGCTCGTGCAAATGGACTCGTTGCTCCCTTAAATGGTTCAGCTGCCGTGGGTGCTTGTGTGAGAGGCCGAGCAAGCAGTTGAAGTATCCAAGATGGGCAGGCAACTGCTTTAAGTGCCTGTACTGGCCTTGCCTCAAGTGCCGATGTTGA
- the LOC121768001 gene encoding magnesium transporter MRS2-5-like isoform X2, which translates to MAQPFGADYSSYYANGIGRDNARGPGFPGLKKRNHHLGNRSWILIDAKGNSEVVELDKPTVMRRCLLPSRDLRLLDPLFIHPSSILGRDKAIVVSLEQIRCIITADEVILKNSVEDSVLQYKYELCKRLEVSRDNYDDLPFEFRALEVALEHTCMSLDAQTKDLELDIYPVLDELASSISTLNLERVRRFKGSLLALTQRVQKVCVEIEHLMNDDGDMAEMYLTEKKERRDILTDSDVCNLINDAKFRSKSAPVSPVGSSSGVHRLQRAFSTMSSTKHGSFLSSSSSGENIDQLEMLLEAYFVGIDNTLNKLLSLKEYIDDTEDLINIKLGNVQNQLIKFELLLRAATFVTAMFAAVAAVFGMNFEDTVFDEASTFNWVLVISGICCGVLYGLFLAYFRNKKVIP; encoded by the exons ATGGCTCAACCTTTCGGTGCTGATTATTCGAGCTATTATGCTAATGGTATTGGGAGGGACAATGCACGTGGACCTGGATTTCCCGGCTTGAAGAAGAGAAATCATCATCTTGGAAATCGGTCTTGGATATTGATTGATGCCAAAGGGAACTCTGAAGTCGTGGAACTAGATAAGCCAACTGTCATGAGACGCTGTTTGCTGCCTTCCCGAGATCTAAGACTCTTGGATCCTTTGTTTATCCATCCCTCCTCGATATTAGGCCGTGACAAGGCTATTGTTGTCAGTCTCGAGCAGATTAGGTGCATTATCACCGCTGATGAGGTTATACTGAAGAACTCCGTAGAAGACTCAGTGCTGCAGTACAAATATGAGTTGTGCAAGCGTCTCGAGGTATCCAGAGATAATTATG ACGATCTACCTTTCGAGTTCAGAGCTTTGGAGGTTGCTTTGGAGCATACATGTATGTCACTTGATGCTCAG ACAAAGGATTTAGAATTGGATATATATCCTGTGCTCGACGAATTAGCCTCATCCATAAGCACCCTCAATCTAGAGCGTGTACGTAGATTCAAAGGGAGCCTTCTGGCCTTGACTCAGCGAGTGCAAAAG GTTTGTGTTGAAATAGAGCATCTGATGAACGATGATGGTGACATGGCGGAGATGTATCTAActgagaagaaagaaagaagggaTATACTTACAGATAGTGATGTATGCAATCTAATTAATGATGCAAAATTTAGATCCAAATCTGCTCCTGTTTCTCCGGTGGGATCATCTAGCGGAGTCCACAGATTGCAGAGAGCTTTCAGCACTATGAGTTCCACTAAACATGGAAGCTTCTTGAGCTCATCTTCTTCTGGAGAAAATATCGATCAACTTGAGATGTTACTCGAAGCATACTTTGTTGGCATAGACAACACACTCAATAAGTTGCTATCG CTTAAAGAGTATATTGATGATACCGAGGATTTAATCAACATAAAGCTG GGAAATGTACAGAATCAGCTGATTAAATTCGAGTTGCTTCTCAGAGCTGCTACCTTTGTCACTGCCATGTTTGCCGCTGTGGCTGCAGTTTTTGGAATGAATTTCGAAGACACTGTATTTGACGAGGCCTCTACATTCAACTGGGTACTTGTCATCTCTGGAATCTGTTGTGGAGTGTTGTATGGTTTATTTTTGGCTTATTTCCGGAACAAAAAGGTCATCCCTTAG
- the LOC121768001 gene encoding magnesium transporter MRS2-5-like isoform X3, translating into MSFLALRSLDVKMAQPFGADYSSYYANGIGRDNARGPGFPGLKKRNHHLGNRSWILIDAKGNSEVVELDKPTVMRRCLLPSRDLRLLDPLFIHPSSILGRDKAIVVSLEQIRCIITADEVILKNSVEDSVLQYKYELCKRLEVSRDNYDDLPFEFRALEVALEHTCMSLDAQVCVEIEHLMNDDGDMAEMYLTEKKERRDILTDSDVCNLINDAKFRSKSAPVSPVGSSSGVHRLQRAFSTMSSTKHGSFLSSSSSGENIDQLEMLLEAYFVGIDNTLNKLLSLKEYIDDTEDLINIKLGNVQNQLIKFELLLRAATFVTAMFAAVAAVFGMNFEDTVFDEASTFNWVLVISGICCGVLYGLFLAYFRNKKVIP; encoded by the exons ATGTCATTCTTAGCTCTTAGATCATTAGATGTGAAGATGGCTCAACCTTTCGGTGCTGATTATTCGAGCTATTATGCTAATGGTATTGGGAGGGACAATGCACGTGGACCTGGATTTCCCGGCTTGAAGAAGAGAAATCATCATCTTGGAAATCGGTCTTGGATATTGATTGATGCCAAAGGGAACTCTGAAGTCGTGGAACTAGATAAGCCAACTGTCATGAGACGCTGTTTGCTGCCTTCCCGAGATCTAAGACTCTTGGATCCTTTGTTTATCCATCCCTCCTCGATATTAGGCCGTGACAAGGCTATTGTTGTCAGTCTCGAGCAGATTAGGTGCATTATCACCGCTGATGAGGTTATACTGAAGAACTCCGTAGAAGACTCAGTGCTGCAGTACAAATATGAGTTGTGCAAGCGTCTCGAGGTATCCAGAGATAATTATG ACGATCTACCTTTCGAGTTCAGAGCTTTGGAGGTTGCTTTGGAGCATACATGTATGTCACTTGATGCTCAG GTTTGTGTTGAAATAGAGCATCTGATGAACGATGATGGTGACATGGCGGAGATGTATCTAActgagaagaaagaaagaagggaTATACTTACAGATAGTGATGTATGCAATCTAATTAATGATGCAAAATTTAGATCCAAATCTGCTCCTGTTTCTCCGGTGGGATCATCTAGCGGAGTCCACAGATTGCAGAGAGCTTTCAGCACTATGAGTTCCACTAAACATGGAAGCTTCTTGAGCTCATCTTCTTCTGGAGAAAATATCGATCAACTTGAGATGTTACTCGAAGCATACTTTGTTGGCATAGACAACACACTCAATAAGTTGCTATCG CTTAAAGAGTATATTGATGATACCGAGGATTTAATCAACATAAAGCTG GGAAATGTACAGAATCAGCTGATTAAATTCGAGTTGCTTCTCAGAGCTGCTACCTTTGTCACTGCCATGTTTGCCGCTGTGGCTGCAGTTTTTGGAATGAATTTCGAAGACACTGTATTTGACGAGGCCTCTACATTCAACTGGGTACTTGTCATCTCTGGAATCTGTTGTGGAGTGTTGTATGGTTTATTTTTGGCTTATTTCCGGAACAAAAAGGTCATCCCTTAG
- the LOC121768001 gene encoding magnesium transporter MRS2-5-like isoform X1: MSFLALRSLDVKMAQPFGADYSSYYANGIGRDNARGPGFPGLKKRNHHLGNRSWILIDAKGNSEVVELDKPTVMRRCLLPSRDLRLLDPLFIHPSSILGRDKAIVVSLEQIRCIITADEVILKNSVEDSVLQYKYELCKRLEVSRDNYDDLPFEFRALEVALEHTCMSLDAQTKDLELDIYPVLDELASSISTLNLERVRRFKGSLLALTQRVQKVCVEIEHLMNDDGDMAEMYLTEKKERRDILTDSDVCNLINDAKFRSKSAPVSPVGSSSGVHRLQRAFSTMSSTKHGSFLSSSSSGENIDQLEMLLEAYFVGIDNTLNKLLSLKEYIDDTEDLINIKLGNVQNQLIKFELLLRAATFVTAMFAAVAAVFGMNFEDTVFDEASTFNWVLVISGICCGVLYGLFLAYFRNKKVIP; this comes from the exons ATGTCATTCTTAGCTCTTAGATCATTAGATGTGAAGATGGCTCAACCTTTCGGTGCTGATTATTCGAGCTATTATGCTAATGGTATTGGGAGGGACAATGCACGTGGACCTGGATTTCCCGGCTTGAAGAAGAGAAATCATCATCTTGGAAATCGGTCTTGGATATTGATTGATGCCAAAGGGAACTCTGAAGTCGTGGAACTAGATAAGCCAACTGTCATGAGACGCTGTTTGCTGCCTTCCCGAGATCTAAGACTCTTGGATCCTTTGTTTATCCATCCCTCCTCGATATTAGGCCGTGACAAGGCTATTGTTGTCAGTCTCGAGCAGATTAGGTGCATTATCACCGCTGATGAGGTTATACTGAAGAACTCCGTAGAAGACTCAGTGCTGCAGTACAAATATGAGTTGTGCAAGCGTCTCGAGGTATCCAGAGATAATTATG ACGATCTACCTTTCGAGTTCAGAGCTTTGGAGGTTGCTTTGGAGCATACATGTATGTCACTTGATGCTCAG ACAAAGGATTTAGAATTGGATATATATCCTGTGCTCGACGAATTAGCCTCATCCATAAGCACCCTCAATCTAGAGCGTGTACGTAGATTCAAAGGGAGCCTTCTGGCCTTGACTCAGCGAGTGCAAAAG GTTTGTGTTGAAATAGAGCATCTGATGAACGATGATGGTGACATGGCGGAGATGTATCTAActgagaagaaagaaagaagggaTATACTTACAGATAGTGATGTATGCAATCTAATTAATGATGCAAAATTTAGATCCAAATCTGCTCCTGTTTCTCCGGTGGGATCATCTAGCGGAGTCCACAGATTGCAGAGAGCTTTCAGCACTATGAGTTCCACTAAACATGGAAGCTTCTTGAGCTCATCTTCTTCTGGAGAAAATATCGATCAACTTGAGATGTTACTCGAAGCATACTTTGTTGGCATAGACAACACACTCAATAAGTTGCTATCG CTTAAAGAGTATATTGATGATACCGAGGATTTAATCAACATAAAGCTG GGAAATGTACAGAATCAGCTGATTAAATTCGAGTTGCTTCTCAGAGCTGCTACCTTTGTCACTGCCATGTTTGCCGCTGTGGCTGCAGTTTTTGGAATGAATTTCGAAGACACTGTATTTGACGAGGCCTCTACATTCAACTGGGTACTTGTCATCTCTGGAATCTGTTGTGGAGTGTTGTATGGTTTATTTTTGGCTTATTTCCGGAACAAAAAGGTCATCCCTTAG